From a single Apium graveolens cultivar Ventura chromosome 2, ASM990537v1, whole genome shotgun sequence genomic region:
- the LOC141691162 gene encoding uncharacterized protein LOC141691162 gives MKLWLTVKGLWPVVQYDQPVVDQEKSETMIVYALWAEKDGVARAAILAALANTLFDVYSSDAYSAKQLWEKLDQTHNTDSQGLEKYSVARFLDYKLVDTKSMTEQVHEFEMLVHALGESGMDLPEKFKVMAVIEKLPKSWEEFALSIKRQKGDITWTNLMLDISVQERHKSKQGHVMPVEHGSSSKVNVLTVGQKRKYAGHWSKDCPVKKAKKAGVVAQANTVLGLATTSGPVANMVVGELME, from the exons ATGAAGCTCTGGTTAACTGTTAAGGGTCTATGGCCGGTGGTACAGTATGATCAACCCGTTGTGGATCAAGAAAAGTCTGAAACTATGATTGTTTATGCGctatgggctgagaaggatggggtggctagggctgCCATTCTGGCTGCTTTAGCGAACACTCTGTTTGATGTTTATTCATCGGATGCTTATAGTGCTAAGCAGTtgtgggagaagctggaccaaacccataatactgattctcaaggtcTTGAGAAGTATTCTGTGGCGAGGTTTCTTGATTACAAGCTGGTGGATACCAAATCCATGACTGAGCAAGtacatgagtttgagatgttggtgCATGCTTTGGGTGAGTCTGGAATGGACTTACCTGAGAAGTTTAAGGTGATggctgtgattgaaaagctccctaagtcttgggagGAGTTTGCTCTCTCCAtaaaaagacagaaaggagataTCACATGGAcaaaccttatgctggacatctctgTGCAGGAACGGCACAAGTCCAAACAAGGACATGTGATGCCTGTTGAACATGGGAGTAGTTCGAAGGTGAACGTACTGACTGTTGGGCAGAAAAGGAAATAT GCTGGTCATTGGAGTAAAGACTGTCCTGTGAAGAAAGCaaagaaagctggagtggtagctcaagcaaacaCTGTGCTTGGACTTGCAACCACTAGTGGGCCTGTGGctaacatggttgttggtgag ctcatggagtga